The Paenibacillus beijingensis nucleotide sequence CCGGCACATATCGCCGGATTGGACCGGTACACGCCGCTGCCGCCCCCATCCCACAGCCACGTTGATCCGGACATCGCTTAAGTCACCGCCCCTTCTTCATGTTCATTGTCGCTCCATTTTACGAATAACAAATTTTGCTGCCTAAACGAAGTCATTGAAAAAGCGTCATCACTTCTTTCATATTTTCCAAGCAGAAACGGCTATCGCCTTCCCATTTTATGGGAGAGCTTCGTTTCGCATATATAATATCAGAAAAGGATAAAGCAAAATTTTTTTTGATATTTAAAAAAAAGAGGGCTTTCGCCCTCGAATCTGCTCCCGCAGCCGCATAACATACCGTATGAAACGCAGCCGCAGATACCGGATTACAGCTCGTCGTCCAGCAGATCCGGATCCAGATCGTCGAAATCGCTGCTCTCGCCGTAACTGTATTTGCCGTCTTTGCCGTCCAGGTCGTCGCAACCGCCCGGGATGACAGCGACGCAAACTTTCGTTTCGGCAACCATTTCCACCGAAAATTCCCGTTCCACCCGTACGGCGACCGATTGTCCGTTCGCAGAAACATTGGCTTCGATACAGTTCGGCTCCTGCGTGGAATCCGCAGACACTTCTTCCGTGGAAGCACGATGCTTCGGATCCACATAAGAAAGCGGAACATTTTCCACATAGGAAACCGTTTCCTTGGCGACGTCCGTTTGGGAGTTTTTGTTATACGAATACCAAATGTTGATATCGTAAGATCCGATAACCTCGACGCCGTCCCCCGACCGAACCGCTTCATACTGGTGGTTGATTACCCATGCTCCCAGAATGCTGGTGGGGCGGTGAGGGGGCGTTACGGTATGGGTTACCGTCGAAAACTTACGACCTTTGCCGCAGACAGCTTTCGTTATTATCTCTCTAGCTTGAAGCTGTTTATCTGCAAATGTCATTGCTTTACCTCCTCCATACAATCATTCAATTAAAGTGTATGCAGGACATTCGTCTAGGGTGACTGTTTCTTTCCCGGGACGCAACGAATTTTTCCCTTTCTACTCTATGAGCGGCGCCGGACAGAAATGCCTCTTCTTTTTCCCGTTCGTTCGCTTGCTTCCATCCGCTTTGGCGGCCCTCTTCCAACATAAAGAAGCTCATCTAACGCCAAATGACGGCGCAGATGAGCTTTGAGCTGCTGCTTGCGGGCGGCTTCTTAGATTCGGTAGATATCTTTGTATTTCTTCTCCAGATAGGCGACCAAATAAGCCGAATCCAGCGGCTTGCCGCTGATGCCCTCGATAATTTCCGAAGGCGTGCGCAGCTTCCCGTATTGGTATACTTTGCCGGTAAGCCATTCCTTGAGCGGCTGCAGCTCCCCCGATCCGACCAACTCCCACATGCCGGGCAGCTCCTTTTCCATCGCAACCGTCATTTGCGCCGCGTACATATTTCCGAGCGAGTACGACGGGAAATAACCGAATGCCCCGCCCGACCAGTGCACATCCTGCAGCACGCCTTCTCTGTTGTTTGCGGGAACGATGCCGAGATAGTCGCGATACTTGTCATTCCATATGGCGGGCAGGTCGGCCGCTTTCACCCCATCGTTAAATATCATCTTTTCGATTTCATAGCGGATCATGATATGAAGATTATACGTAAGCTCATCCGCTTCAATCCGGATCAGCCCCGGCTCGACGACGTTGATCGCCCGGTAAAACCGCTCGGCGTCTACGTCCAGCCTCCCCGGAAAGCGCTGCTGCAGCTCGCTCAAATAACGCTCCCAGAACGGACGGCTGCGGCCGATCACATTTTCCCAGAAACGCGACTGCGATTCGTGGATTCCCATCGACGTGCCGCCGCACAGCGTCGTGCCGATCAGCTCGGGGCGTATATTTTGCTCGTACAGGGCGTGGCCGCCCTCGTGAATCGTCCCGAACAGCGCGCTCATGACGTCATTCTCCAAATAGCGGGTCGTAATGCGGACGTCGCCGGGACTCAGCCCCGTCGCAAACGGATGGACGCTCTCGTCGAGTCTGCCCGCGCCGAAATCGAACCCCATCTGCTCCAGAATGTACAAGCTGAACGATTTTTGCGCCTGTTTGTCGTATGTTTGCCGCAAAAAGCCGGTATCTGGACGGTGGGCGCTTTCCGCTATGGCGGCCGCCAGCGGCACAAGCTTCTCCCTTAAGCCGCCGAATACGACATCGAGCTTGGCGGTCGTCATGCCGGGCTCGTACAGGTCCAGCAGCGTATCGTAGCGGGTATCGCCCGCCCCCCACAAATCGATAAACTGATTTGTATAATGAATGATTTTATCCAAGTAAGGCTGAAAACCGTCATAATCCCCGGACGCCTTCGCTTCCTCCCAAGCCGACTCCGACTGGGACGTGAGCACGACATATTCCTGGTACAGCTTCGGCGGAATTTTGACGCTGCGGTCATAATCTTTGCGTGTCTCCTGCACCAGTCTGCGGTCGATTTCCCCGAGCCGTCCGAATTGCTCCGGTTCCTCGAGAGCGGCAAGCAGTCCGCCCAGCTCCTCCGAGGTGGACAGCTTGAACTTGTCGGCCGAAAGCGTGCCGATTACTTCCGAGCGGGTGTCCGCCCCTTTGCGCGGCGCTCCTGTCCGAAGATCCCAATAAAGTACGTTGAGCGCCTCGTCATAACGGCTGATTTTGCGGATCGTATCTTTGAAATGCTGAAGGTTCACGCTGCCGGTTTCCGTCATTTTGCCTCTCCGCCTTTCCAAAGTGATTATTTTCCAATTGCGGCTTCCACTTGATCATACTTTTTGGAACTACTATAATCAACCATAACAAGCCGGTTCGGACCGGACTTGACGAATTAAAGTGCGAGAATTAGGGTAATAAACGTTATAGTGCAATTCGGAGCTAACGGTTATGTTTGGAACATATGTTCGGTATTTTGAACCTTAAGGGGGTTTTACCATGCATATTACGTTCACGGATTCGGCGGTCGATCAATTGAAGCCGCACCTGCAGGACGGAGAGCGCTCTCTGAAGCTGCTTTACGATACGGAAGGCTGCGGCTGCGTCGTAAGCGGCGTCCCGGCGCTGATGCTCGTCCAGGAAGGCGAGAAGGACGACGTTCGCGGGCAAGGCGACCCGTTCGAGGTGTTATATCAGCCGAGATACGAAGTTTTTTTCGAACCGAAGCTGACAATCGACTACAGCCCGCAGCGCCGTTCGTTCACGCTGAAAAGCGACAATCAAATTTATACGAACGAATTGCGGTTTATGCGGACTTAAATCGTTTCTTGAATATCTTCTAGCGATCATCATATTTTAGGAGGTCCGAAATTGAACAGACTGGAACAAATTCTGGATTTTAACAAGAAATTCGTCGAGGAAAAACAATACGAGGCTTACCTTACCGGCAAATTCCCCGATAAGAAGATGGTCATCGTCACCTGTATGGACACGCGCCTGACCGAGCTTCTGCCCAAAGCGCTGAACCTGCGCAACGGCGACGTCAAAATCATTAAAAACGCGGGCGCGATCGTCACGCAGCCGTTCGGCAACATTATGCGCAGCATTTTGGTGGCCGTCTACGAGCTCAATGCCGACGAAGTGATCATTATCGGCCACTACGAATGCGGAATGACGGGGATGAACCCGGAGCGCACGGTCAACAAAATGGTTGAACGGGGCGTTTCCGAGCAGACGATTTCAACGATCCAAAATTCCGGCATGAGCCTGATGCGCTGGCTGCGCGGCTTCGACAATGTGAAAGAAAGCGTCGAAAACAGTGTCAATATCGTCCGCAACCACCCGCTGCTGCCGGTCGACGTTCCGGTGCACGGCATGATTATCCATCCGGAGACCGGCCAGCTGGATCTTGTCGTGGAAGGGTATGAGGAGCAGAAAAAGAGAGCCTCCCTTACGAAGTAAGGTTACTGCAAATTTGATACGTCTCACACATGCAAAAAACGGACACGCCTTAACCGGCGCGCCCTTTTTTTTTATTTCCACCGCAGCCCCGGCAGCCCGGTCACGGCTTAACATTTTCTCCTTAACGCGTTCTTCGCTTCAAGCGACTTTCGTCTCGCCTCCAGAACCGCGCTCCGGTCGCGCAGCTTATGCCGGTGTACCACTTCCTCCACCGGGATTGTCACCCCTGCATCCCAATTAAGTCCGAGCCGCCGGCAGGCGCTGCGGCAGCGCTCCTCAAGCTCCGAATTGGCGATCGGCATGCTCCACGGCCGGTACGGCAGCGGCTCGCCGCGTTCCAGCGCGCCGGCGATGTCGTTCACGGCGGGCAGCAGTACGCCTCCGTCCAATCCGGCTTCGGCCAAATTTGCCGGACTCAGGCGAAGCAGCGCCTGGCGGTATATTTTGTATGCCCCCCTTACGTTGCCTCTGCGGTGATGATATTGTCCGACTGCAAGCTGTATAAGACCGACCCATAACCGGGATTTCCCGTCGGCCGGATGATCCTTCCAATACTCTTCCAGCAATTCATGACATTCGAAATAGTCTCGAGTAACGTGGAATTCCACTAAATAAGCGACATAAGCGTCGGGATAAACGTTCATTTTCTCCTCCTGGAAATTGATGCGCAGGCATTGCGCGCGAAGCATTCCCCGTTGTAATATTAGCCCGATCCGGGAAAATAATAATATTGAAACCTTTGTTCATCTTAGTCGTATTACTGCATATTGGCAACGATTTATTGTTTGCACAAGAACCAGGAGGGGAAGTAAAGGATGAAAAAAGGATTGCTGATGTTGATTGCATTTACGGTGTTTTTTGCGTTTACGGCTGCAAACGCCGCCGACGCAAAGCCGCGCGGAGGACTGAAATCTCCTAAGCAAAGCTTCACGTCGACGCCAAGCAAGTCAAGCGACACGGGCAGCGCCAGCTCCGGCACGAAGAGCGGCAGCACGGCCGCATCCGGCGCAAACACCAAGCCAGGATTTTTCAGCGGCGGCAGCCTGATGAAAGGTCTTATGATCGGCGGACTGGCCGGCCTGCTGTTCGGCAGCATGTTTGGCGGAATGGGCTTTTTCGGCAACTTCTTGGGATTGATCGTTAATCTGCTCGCGCTGTTCGTGCTGTTCGCCGCGATCCGTTCCGTTTTCGTTTACTTCCGGAACCGCCGCAAAGCGGACCAGCGGAGACCATATTAAACAATGCGGATCTACACCGATGAAATTATTAACGCCATCTGCCTGAATATCGCCGATCGCAAAGGAGTGTCGCCTTCCGATGTGGAGGCCCAGCTCTCCTGGGACGAAGAGTACGGGTTCACGGCTGAAGTATGGGTACAGGGAAGATCTCAATATTTGGTTGAAGCGAACCTGCTCGAAGCAATCGAGCAATATATGTACAAACAATACGGGAAGCGGGTATTCCGCTCCCAAATTACGCTAGACGCGGATGAAGATTTTTGGGCGGATATCGCCGAATAAATGAAGAAGGGCCTGTCCTCGAGATCGCTTATGCGATTTTTCGGAGGACGGCCCTTTTTTGGGTACGATTTGGAGCATAGCGCTGCTGCTTGCGGATCGTCATCTTCTGCGAAAAGCTAGCGTTGCGTTAATGCCGCCGAAGCCGTACGAATTGGACAGCGCCGCTGCGATATTCGCTTCTCTTCCTTCCTGGATGACAAGCTCCAGTTCCGCTTCGTTGTCCGGCTCCTGCAAATTGGCGGTCGGCGGCAGCCAGCCGTCCCGCAGCGCCAGACATGTTATGGCCGCTTCGATAGCACCGGACGCTCCAAGCGGATGGCCGTACAGCCCTTTCGTGCCGCTGACTTTCACCGGCCGGCTGCCGAAGACGGTGCGGATCACTTTAGATTCCGTCACATCGCTCAGCTGCGTGGATGAACCGTGCGCATTAATGTAGCCGACCTCTTCGGGCACCATATCCGCATCGAGCAGCGCTTGCCGCAGCGCACGCGCAGCCTGCGTGCCGCATGGCAACGGGCTATCCATCTGATGCGCGTCACTGCTCACCGCAAATCCCGCCAACTCCGCAATGATGCGCGCCCCGCGAGCCCGGGCGTGTCCCTCTTCTTCAATGACGAGCACCGCCGATCCTTCCCCCATTACAAATCCGTCGCGATTGCGGTCGAATGGACGGCTGGCAAGTCCGGGCTCGTCGTTGCGGACCGACATCGTACCGAGCCGGTCGTAGGCGCCGAATGCAAGCGGCGACAGCGGCGCTTCCGCCCCGCCGGCCAGGATGACGTCCGCTTCTCCTCTGCGGATCGCCTGCAGCGCCCTTCCGATCGCGACGGCGCCGGAAGCACATGACATCGCGTTCGTCTCATTGGGACCGGTAAAGCCGAATTCCATCGCCATATTGCACGAGGCCGCACCGCCGAATACGGAGAAGCCGAGCGTTGGAGACAGCGACCGGATGCCGCTTGCTTGGAACTGTCCGCTTTGTTCATCCGCATATGCGATTCCCCCGAGCGCGCTGCCCATGAAGATTCCCGCCCGCTCCGGCTCCGCAAACCC carries:
- a CDS encoding outer spore coat protein CotE, with amino-acid sequence MTFADKQLQAREIITKAVCGKGRKFSTVTHTVTPPHRPTSILGAWVINHQYEAVRSGDGVEVIGSYDINIWYSYNKNSQTDVAKETVSYVENVPLSYVDPKHRASTEEVSADSTQEPNCIEANVSANGQSVAVRVEREFSVEMVAETKVCVAVIPGGCDDLDGKDGKYSYGESSDFDDLDPDLLDDEL
- a CDS encoding carboxypeptidase M32: MTETGSVNLQHFKDTIRKISRYDEALNVLYWDLRTGAPRKGADTRSEVIGTLSADKFKLSTSEELGGLLAALEEPEQFGRLGEIDRRLVQETRKDYDRSVKIPPKLYQEYVVLTSQSESAWEEAKASGDYDGFQPYLDKIIHYTNQFIDLWGAGDTRYDTLLDLYEPGMTTAKLDVVFGGLREKLVPLAAAIAESAHRPDTGFLRQTYDKQAQKSFSLYILEQMGFDFGAGRLDESVHPFATGLSPGDVRITTRYLENDVMSALFGTIHEGGHALYEQNIRPELIGTTLCGGTSMGIHESQSRFWENVIGRSRPFWERYLSELQQRFPGRLDVDAERFYRAINVVEPGLIRIEADELTYNLHIMIRYEIEKMIFNDGVKAADLPAIWNDKYRDYLGIVPANNREGVLQDVHWSGGAFGYFPSYSLGNMYAAQMTVAMEKELPGMWELVGSGELQPLKEWLTGKVYQYGKLRTPSEIIEGISGKPLDSAYLVAYLEKKYKDIYRI
- a CDS encoding iron-sulfur cluster biosynthesis family protein, which translates into the protein MHITFTDSAVDQLKPHLQDGERSLKLLYDTEGCGCVVSGVPALMLVQEGEKDDVRGQGDPFEVLYQPRYEVFFEPKLTIDYSPQRRSFTLKSDNQIYTNELRFMRT
- a CDS encoding beta-class carbonic anhydrase; translation: MNRLEQILDFNKKFVEEKQYEAYLTGKFPDKKMVIVTCMDTRLTELLPKALNLRNGDVKIIKNAGAIVTQPFGNIMRSILVAVYELNADEVIIIGHYECGMTGMNPERTVNKMVERGVSEQTISTIQNSGMSLMRWLRGFDNVKESVENSVNIVRNHPLLPVDVPVHGMIIHPETGQLDLVVEGYEEQKKRASLTK
- a CDS encoding DUF309 domain-containing protein, with the protein product MNVYPDAYVAYLVEFHVTRDYFECHELLEEYWKDHPADGKSRLWVGLIQLAVGQYHHRRGNVRGAYKIYRQALLRLSPANLAEAGLDGGVLLPAVNDIAGALERGEPLPYRPWSMPIANSELEERCRSACRRLGLNWDAGVTIPVEEVVHRHKLRDRSAVLEARRKSLEAKNALRRKC
- a CDS encoding membrane protein, producing the protein MKKGLLMLIAFTVFFAFTAANAADAKPRGGLKSPKQSFTSTPSKSSDTGSASSGTKSGSTAASGANTKPGFFSGGSLMKGLMIGGLAGLLFGSMFGGMGFFGNFLGLIVNLLALFVLFAAIRSVFVYFRNRRKADQRRPY
- a CDS encoding YxcD family protein codes for the protein MRIYTDEIINAICLNIADRKGVSPSDVEAQLSWDEEYGFTAEVWVQGRSQYLVEANLLEAIEQYMYKQYGKRVFRSQITLDADEDFWADIAE
- a CDS encoding beta-ketoacyl-[acyl-carrier-protein] synthase family protein, producing MSGKRAVITGIGCITPIGTGASGMWEGVRRGESAVKGIDRFAPVGLQSRIAAQVSGFNPTDYMDKSSAHRMDRYSQLAVAAGALALKDAGLSVDRGFAEPERAGIFMGSALGGIAYADEQSGQFQASGIRSLSPTLGFSVFGGAASCNMAMEFGFTGPNETNAMSCASGAVAIGRALQAIRRGEADVILAGGAEAPLSPLAFGAYDRLGTMSVRNDEPGLASRPFDRNRDGFVMGEGSAVLVIEEEGHARARGARIIAELAGFAVSSDAHQMDSPLPCGTQAARALRQALLDADMVPEEVGYINAHGSSTQLSDVTESKVIRTVFGSRPVKVSGTKGLYGHPLGASGAIEAAITCLALRDGWLPPTANLQEPDNEAELELVIQEGREANIAAALSNSYGFGGINATLAFRRR